One window from the genome of [Clostridium] celerecrescens 18A encodes:
- a CDS encoding GntR family transcriptional regulator: MKNTLVKMTLSEQLYNILKNEIMSGTIPLGSKITNRELQERFLVSSTPVRDTINKLYQDGLVKEVTKTGAQVISFDYGYAAEINEFIAAISCVALNMTIARGADKEVTKHLKKYLKKQAIAPDDDAYFEADFHFHKSFFDFCGNQFLKETYKRYNLIRFLLIKFAIRTAEDRSCSTKQHRDIVDAYSSGNFDLASELLEQHYIHGLSLIKGYNP, translated from the coding sequence ATGAAGAATACTCTTGTGAAAATGACCCTAAGCGAACAGTTATACAACATTCTAAAAAATGAAATCATGAGCGGAACCATTCCTCTGGGAAGCAAAATTACAAATAGAGAACTGCAGGAGCGTTTTTTAGTTTCCTCCACACCGGTGCGAGATACTATCAACAAGCTTTATCAGGATGGCCTCGTAAAAGAGGTCACAAAAACAGGTGCCCAGGTAATCAGCTTTGACTATGGATATGCGGCAGAAATCAATGAATTCATTGCGGCTATCTCCTGTGTAGCCCTCAATATGACCATTGCCAGGGGAGCAGACAAGGAAGTGACAAAGCATCTGAAAAAATATCTGAAAAAGCAGGCAATTGCCCCGGATGACGATGCCTACTTTGAGGCAGACTTCCATTTTCACAAGTCGTTCTTTGATTTCTGCGGCAACCAGTTTCTGAAAGAAACCTACAAGAGATACAATCTTATCCGCTTCCTTCTGATAAAGTTTGCTATCCGCACAGCTGAGGACCGTTCCTGCTCTACCAAGCAGCACAGAGATATCGTCGATGCCTACAGCTCCGGAAATTTTGACCTTGCGTCCGAGCTTCTTGAGCAGCACTATATCCACGGCCTTTCACTGATCAAGGGATACAATCCATAA
- a CDS encoding polysaccharide deacetylase family protein: MKMKWKAACLLVVLILDIIFIKAMHQSYTEAKNTLFLPVGADAEARDEVRRQFSGDKQIALTFDDGPHSVYTPRLLDGLRKRGVHASFFILGENVEGKESILKQMKEDGHLIGNHGYTHVQMSKESVLTACQQIEQNNRQIEEITGTRPQYLRPPYGSWNEELECTTDMSVVLWNLDPLDWKTKSVKKVVRYIVKRVEPGDIILLHDVYPTSVEAALEVIDTLTKQGYTFVTVDELLID, from the coding sequence ATGAAAATGAAATGGAAAGCAGCCTGTTTACTGGTTGTTCTTATATTGGATATTATTTTTATAAAAGCAATGCACCAATCATACACTGAGGCAAAGAATACCCTGTTCCTTCCTGTGGGTGCGGATGCAGAAGCAAGAGATGAGGTCAGGAGGCAGTTTTCTGGAGATAAGCAGATTGCATTGACCTTTGATGACGGCCCTCATTCCGTTTATACGCCAAGACTTCTTGACGGGCTTCGTAAGAGAGGGGTCCACGCCTCATTTTTTATTCTTGGAGAAAATGTGGAGGGGAAAGAATCCATTTTGAAACAGATGAAAGAGGATGGGCATTTAATCGGGAATCATGGATATACTCATGTACAGATGAGCAAGGAATCTGTGTTAACTGCTTGCCAGCAAATAGAACAGAATAACCGGCAGATTGAAGAGATTACCGGTACAAGACCTCAGTATCTGCGGCCGCCTTATGGTTCTTGGAATGAAGAATTGGAGTGTACAACCGACATGTCGGTTGTGCTTTGGAACTTAGACCCTCTAGACTGGAAAACAAAGAGCGTCAAAAAGGTAGTGCGTTATATTGTAAAGCGCGTGGAGCCTGGAGATATTATTCTTCTTCATGATGTGTACCCGACTTCAGTGGAAGCAGCCCTCGAGGTGATTGATACTTTGACAAAGCAGGGATATACTTTTGTCACGGTTGATGAACTGCTGATAGACTGA
- a CDS encoding cold-shock protein: MNNGTVKWFNGAKGYGFIVNDATGEEVFVHFSGIVADGYKTLEEGQKVTYETTEGNRGLQAVNVCMA; this comes from the coding sequence ATGAACAACGGTACAGTAAAATGGTTTAATGGTGCTAAGGGATATGGTTTCATCGTAAATGACGCAACAGGCGAAGAAGTTTTCGTACACTTCTCTGGCATCGTTGCTGATGGTTACAAGACTCTGGAAGAAGGCCAGAAAGTAACTTATGAAACAACAGAAGGAAACCGTGGTCTGCAGGCAGTTAACGTTTGCATGGCTTAA
- the rplL gene encoding 50S ribosomal protein L7/L12 — protein MAKLTTAEFIEAIKELSVLELNELVKACEEEFGVSAAAGVVVAAAGPAAAEEEKTEFDVELTEVGPNKVKVIKVVREATGLGLKEAKDVVDGAPKVLKAGASKEEAEQIKTSLEAEGAKVTLK, from the coding sequence ATGGCAAAGTTAACAACAGCTGAATTTATCGAAGCGATCAAAGAATTATCTGTATTAGAATTAAATGAATTAGTAAAGGCATGTGAGGAAGAATTTGGTGTATCTGCAGCAGCAGGCGTAGTAGTTGCAGCAGCAGGTCCTGCAGCAGCAGAAGAAGAGAAGACTGAATTCGACGTAGAATTAACTGAAGTTGGTCCTAACAAGGTTAAAGTTATCAAAGTTGTTCGTGAAGCTACTGGCTTAGGCTTAAAGGAAGCTAAAGACGTAGTTGATGGAGCTCCTAAGGTATTAAAGGCTGGCGCTTCCAAGGAAGAGGCTGAGCAGATCAAGACTTCTTTAGAGGCTGAAGGCGCTAAAGTTACTTTAAAATAA
- the rplJ gene encoding 50S ribosomal protein L10 → MAKVELKQPVVSEIKELLDGAEAAVVVDYRGISVAQDTALRKKLREADVSYKVYKNTMIRFAAQGTAFEALEPNLEGPTAIAVSKTDATAPARILAEFAKTAPALEIKGGVVEGAYYDAKGMEKISSIPSRDILLGKLLGSIQSPITNIARVLKQIADAQGGEAAEA, encoded by the coding sequence ATGGCAAAAGTTGAATTAAAGCAGCCAGTTGTAAGCGAGATCAAAGAATTACTTGATGGCGCTGAGGCAGCGGTAGTTGTAGATTACCGTGGTATCTCAGTTGCTCAGGATACAGCACTTCGTAAGAAATTAAGAGAGGCCGATGTTTCCTACAAAGTATATAAGAATACAATGATCCGTTTTGCAGCTCAGGGTACAGCATTTGAGGCTCTGGAACCTAATCTGGAAGGACCTACAGCTATCGCTGTTTCCAAGACAGATGCTACAGCTCCAGCAAGAATCCTGGCTGAGTTTGCAAAAACAGCTCCGGCCTTAGAGATTAAGGGCGGCGTTGTAGAAGGCGCTTATTATGATGCAAAAGGTATGGAGAAGATCTCCAGCATTCCTTCCAGGGATATCCTTCTTGGAAAGCTGCTTGGAAGCATCCAGTCTCCTATCACAAACATTGCTCGCGTTCTCAAGCAGATTGCAGATGCTCAGGGCGGAGAAGCAGCAGAGGCATAA
- the rplA gene encoding 50S ribosomal protein L1: protein MKRGKRYAEAAKTVDRSVLYDAPVAISLVKQNASAKFDETIEAHIRTGCDGRHADQQIRGAVVLPHGTGKTVRILVFAKGPKADEALAAGADFVGAEELIPKIQNEGWLEFDVVVATPDMMGVVGRLGRVLGPKGLMPNPKAGTVTMDVTKAINDIKAGKVEYRLDKTNIIHVPVGKASFTEEQLADNFQTLVDAIVKARPSAVKGAYLKSVTLASTMGPGVKLNVAKLMN, encoded by the coding sequence ATGAAAAGAGGAAAAAGATACGCAGAGGCAGCTAAAACAGTAGATCGTTCTGTTCTCTACGATGCACCAGTAGCAATCTCTTTAGTTAAGCAGAATGCAAGTGCTAAATTTGATGAAACCATTGAAGCTCATATCAGAACCGGTTGTGACGGACGTCACGCTGACCAGCAGATCCGTGGTGCAGTTGTACTTCCCCACGGTACAGGTAAGACTGTTCGTATTTTAGTTTTCGCAAAGGGTCCGAAGGCTGATGAAGCACTGGCCGCAGGCGCAGACTTTGTTGGAGCTGAGGAACTGATTCCGAAGATCCAGAACGAAGGCTGGTTGGAATTTGATGTAGTTGTTGCTACGCCAGATATGATGGGTGTTGTTGGCCGTCTGGGACGTGTCCTGGGACCAAAGGGCTTAATGCCTAACCCAAAAGCTGGTACAGTTACCATGGATGTAACGAAAGCAATCAACGATATCAAAGCTGGTAAGGTTGAGTACAGACTTGATAAGACAAATATTATCCACGTGCCAGTTGGAAAAGCTTCTTTTACAGAAGAACAGTTAGCGGACAACTTCCAGACGCTTGTTGATGCAATCGTCAAAGCAAGACCAAGTGCAGTTAAGGGTGCCTACTTAAAGAGTGTTACACTGGCTTCCACTATGGGACCTGGCGTAAAACTGAACGTAGCTAAATTAATGAACTAA
- the rplK gene encoding 50S ribosomal protein L11 — MAKKVTGYIKLQIPAGKATPAPPVGPALGQHGVNIVQFTKEFNARTADQGDLIIPVVITVYADRSFSFITKTPPAAVLLKKACKIKSGSAVPNKTKVATITKAELQKIAELKMPDLNAASVESAMSMVAGTARSMGITVVEA, encoded by the coding sequence ATGGCAAAGAAAGTAACAGGATATATCAAATTGCAGATTCCAGCAGGAAAGGCTACACCAGCTCCTCCTGTAGGTCCGGCACTTGGACAGCATGGTGTAAACATCGTACAGTTTACAAAGGAATTCAACGCAAGAACAGCTGATCAGGGAGACTTGATCATCCCGGTTGTTATCACTGTTTATGCTGACAGAAGCTTCAGCTTCATAACCAAGACTCCACCGGCTGCTGTATTATTAAAGAAGGCCTGCAAGATCAAATCCGGATCTGCAGTTCCTAATAAGACAAAGGTAGCTACAATTACTAAGGCTGAATTACAGAAGATCGCTGAACTGAAGATGCCTGACTTAAATGCCGCATCTGTTGAATCAGCTATGAGCATGGTCGCTGGTACCGCAAGAAGTATGGGTATCACAGTAGTTGAAGCATAA
- the nusG gene encoding transcription termination/antitermination protein NusG produces the protein MSEAHWYVVHTYSGYENKVKVDIEKTIENRNLQDQILEVSVPLESVIELKNGVEKKADKKMFPGYVLIHMVMNDDTWYVVRNTRGVTGFVGPGSKPVPLTEDEMEKLGFKNEEVIIGFEVGDTVVVTSGAWKDTVGAIKSINESKKTITMSVEMFGRETPVELNFSEVKKM, from the coding sequence ATGTCAGAAGCACATTGGTATGTAGTTCATACCTATTCAGGTTATGAGAACAAAGTAAAGGTTGACATTGAGAAAACAATCGAAAACAGAAACTTACAGGATCAGATTCTGGAAGTATCGGTTCCGCTTGAATCTGTCATTGAACTGAAGAATGGCGTTGAGAAAAAGGCGGATAAAAAGATGTTTCCCGGCTACGTACTGATTCACATGGTCATGAATGACGACACATGGTATGTGGTGCGTAATACCCGTGGAGTGACAGGCTTTGTAGGCCCTGGATCAAAACCGGTTCCTCTGACAGAAGATGAGATGGAGAAACTTGGGTTCAAGAACGAAGAGGTCATCATTGGCTTTGAAGTGGGAGATACCGTCGTGGTAACTTCCGGTGCATGGAAAGATACGGTTGGTGCCATCAAGTCCATCAACGAAAGTAAGAAAACCATCACCATGAGCGTTGAGATGTTCGGCCGGGAGACTCCGGTAGAATTAAACTTCAGCGAAGTAAAGAAGATGTAA
- the secE gene encoding preprotein translocase subunit SecE → MGDTVNNESAQKKSFFKGLKAEFAKIVWPDKETVTKQTIAVISSAIALGLIIGILDLIIKFGLSFIL, encoded by the coding sequence ATGGGAGATACAGTGAACAACGAGAGTGCTCAGAAGAAGAGCTTTTTTAAGGGTTTGAAAGCTGAGTTTGCAAAAATCGTTTGGCCTGACAAAGAAACCGTAACGAAACAGACGATCGCTGTCATTTCTTCAGCGATTGCTTTAGGACTGATTATCGGAATTCTTGATCTGATCATCAAGTTTGGTCTCAGTTTTATCTTATAA
- the rpmG gene encoding 50S ribosomal protein L33 — translation MRTKITLACTECKQRNYNMTKDKKTHPDRMETKKYCRFCKSHTMHKETK, via the coding sequence GTGCGCACAAAAATCACACTGGCATGTACAGAATGCAAACAGCGTAATTACAACATGACCAAGGATAAGAAGACTCATCCGGACAGAATGGAAACCAAGAAGTACTGTAGATTCTGTAAGAGCCATACAATGCACAAGGAAACAAAGTAA
- a CDS encoding enolase C-terminal domain-like protein — protein sequence MDHIKIHDIKVFVTAPRNINLVVVKVETTEPELYGYGCATFTWRHKAVVTAIEEYLRPMLKGMPVDDIEGIWQTMMGSSYWRNGPVLNNAISGVDEALWDIKAKRANMPLYSLLGGKCREGIAVYRHADGSSIEEVEECIRGYMAEGYRYIRCHMGTYGGNFDGKIQRIVKPDNAPDGAYFHPRMYMQSVYKLFDRVRRDIGWEVELMHDVHERLSFAETLEFAREMEQYKLFFLEDSLAPEHVEFFKTLRHHTILPLAMGELFTNPNEWKSIVQNQWIDYMRVHLSDIGGLTPARKLAHYCEAYGVRTAWHGPNDLSPIGMAVQMHLDLNSHNFGIQEFSGFSEAEQEVFPGCPVIREGYAYVNGKPGIGVGFDEKAAEKYPAVDMDHGWLFSRLPDGTPVRP from the coding sequence ATGGATCATATAAAAATCCATGACATTAAAGTTTTTGTAACAGCTCCAAGAAATATCAACCTGGTTGTGGTAAAGGTGGAAACAACGGAGCCGGAGCTGTACGGATATGGGTGCGCCACATTTACGTGGAGGCATAAGGCGGTGGTGACAGCCATTGAAGAATATCTGCGTCCCATGCTCAAGGGAATGCCTGTGGATGACATTGAAGGGATCTGGCAGACCATGATGGGAAGCTCTTACTGGAGAAATGGTCCTGTTTTGAACAATGCCATTTCCGGGGTGGATGAGGCGTTGTGGGACATTAAGGCAAAACGTGCCAATATGCCGCTTTACAGCCTGCTGGGTGGAAAGTGCCGGGAAGGAATTGCAGTTTACAGGCATGCGGATGGCAGCTCCATCGAAGAGGTGGAAGAATGCATCCGTGGGTATATGGCGGAAGGATACCGTTACATCAGATGCCATATGGGTACCTATGGCGGTAACTTCGACGGTAAAATACAGAGAATCGTAAAGCCTGACAATGCACCGGACGGAGCGTATTTCCATCCGAGAATGTACATGCAAAGCGTTTATAAACTGTTTGACCGGGTCCGAAGGGATATTGGCTGGGAAGTGGAGCTCATGCATGATGTCCATGAGCGATTAAGCTTTGCTGAGACTCTGGAATTTGCCAGGGAGATGGAGCAGTATAAACTGTTTTTCCTGGAAGATTCTCTTGCGCCGGAGCACGTGGAGTTCTTTAAGACCTTGCGGCACCATACCATCCTTCCGCTGGCAATGGGAGAGCTGTTTACCAACCCCAATGAATGGAAGTCCATTGTACAGAACCAGTGGATTGATTATATGAGAGTTCATTTAAGTGATATCGGAGGACTGACCCCTGCAAGAAAGCTGGCTCATTATTGTGAGGCTTATGGAGTACGGACAGCCTGGCATGGGCCAAATGATTTATCTCCTATTGGGATGGCAGTGCAGATGCATCTGGATTTAAACAGCCACAATTTCGGGATACAGGAATTTTCCGGCTTCAGTGAAGCGGAGCAGGAGGTGTTCCCAGGCTGTCCGGTGATCAGGGAAGGATATGCCTACGTAAACGGCAAGCCTGGAATTGGAGTTGGTTTTGATGAAAAGGCGGCTGAAAAATATCCTGCGGTTGATATGGATCATGGCTGGCTCTTTTCAAGGCTTCCTGACGGAACGCCTGTAAGGCCATAG
- a CDS encoding carbohydrate ABC transporter permease yields MSRSKKKKNKLAATYGVLIFMASFIVVPVLWMISTAFKTEPQTYYPQPKWIPDPFSLDSFRKFFNTYNFGRMTLNSLVVCLSAMVICVACACLAGYGVTRFRFKGRKQLMSFLLITQMFPGVMLVVPFYAVLSKYNLVNSLFGLVVVYAATNIAFSTWMIVSYFKTIPLELDEAARVDGASSFRIFWNIILPLIVPGIAAVAMFVLFNGWNEYMFSSVLVSKDELKTLTVGIISLNSQYQIKWNDLMAASSISSLPLVILFVSFQKYFIAGMTGGAVKS; encoded by the coding sequence ATGAGTAGATCAAAAAAGAAAAAAAATAAATTGGCTGCTACCTATGGAGTATTAATTTTTATGGCCTCTTTTATCGTGGTCCCGGTTTTATGGATGATATCCACAGCATTTAAAACTGAGCCGCAGACATATTATCCACAGCCTAAATGGATTCCGGACCCGTTTTCCCTGGATTCCTTCCGGAAATTCTTCAATACTTATAATTTTGGACGTATGACCTTAAATAGTCTGGTGGTCTGCCTTTCCGCCATGGTGATCTGCGTGGCCTGTGCCTGCCTGGCAGGATACGGGGTGACCAGATTCCGGTTTAAAGGAAGAAAACAACTGATGAGCTTTCTTCTTATTACACAGATGTTTCCGGGAGTCATGCTGGTGGTACCTTTTTACGCGGTGCTTTCTAAATATAATCTTGTCAATTCCTTATTTGGCCTGGTCGTCGTTTATGCGGCTACAAATATAGCCTTCAGTACATGGATGATCGTATCTTACTTTAAGACCATTCCCCTGGAGCTTGATGAGGCGGCACGGGTGGATGGGGCTTCCAGCTTCCGGATTTTCTGGAATATTATCCTTCCGCTGATCGTTCCGGGAATTGCGGCGGTAGCCATGTTTGTACTGTTTAACGGTTGGAATGAATATATGTTTTCTTCTGTCCTGGTATCCAAGGATGAATTAAAAACGCTCACTGTTGGGATCATTTCCTTAAATTCCCAATATCAAATTAAATGGAATGACCTAATGGCAGCATCCAGCATATCCAGTCTTCCTTTGGTAATTCTTTTTGTAAGCTTCCAGAAGTATTTTATTGCTGGAATGACCGGAGGGGCTGTAAAGAGCTGA
- a CDS encoding carbohydrate ABC transporter permease produces the protein MNFMNKNGTAKIKVKSQRQGYYFTLPIVVMLAALIIYPMVYGFYISFFNTNLVTKWNFIGFKYYAAAFKEAAFYQSVLLTTTFMILVVAGHFILGFILATLLNREFKGRTVFRVIFMLPWFFPEAVVALLFTWIMNPMYGILNSALKGLGLISTNISWLGSKELAFPAVVFVCIWKGFPLVMTMILAGLQSISKDYYEAAEIDGASKLAQFRYITVPSLKPILTTVLILDCVWWFKQYTLVYTMTAGGPGTATNLISLSIYGTAFNDLRFGKASAWGILVFFICYLISLVSKVVTRENE, from the coding sequence ATGAATTTCATGAACAAAAATGGAACTGCCAAAATAAAAGTTAAGTCCCAGAGGCAAGGATATTACTTTACTCTGCCGATTGTCGTCATGCTGGCTGCCCTTATCATTTATCCTATGGTTTATGGGTTCTATATCAGCTTTTTCAACACGAACCTGGTGACGAAATGGAATTTTATAGGTTTTAAATATTATGCAGCGGCATTTAAAGAGGCGGCCTTTTACCAGTCGGTTCTGCTGACAACCACGTTTATGATTCTGGTTGTAGCGGGACATTTTATTTTGGGGTTTATTCTGGCAACTTTGCTTAACCGGGAATTTAAAGGAAGAACTGTTTTCCGGGTTATATTTATGCTGCCATGGTTTTTCCCGGAAGCGGTTGTGGCGCTTTTATTTACCTGGATCATGAATCCCATGTACGGAATCTTGAACAGTGCGCTGAAAGGGCTTGGGCTTATATCTACCAATATTTCGTGGCTGGGCAGCAAGGAACTGGCCTTTCCGGCAGTGGTCTTTGTCTGCATCTGGAAGGGATTTCCCCTGGTCATGACCATGATCCTGGCAGGTTTGCAGAGCATATCCAAGGATTATTATGAGGCAGCGGAAATCGATGGTGCCAGCAAATTGGCACAATTCCGATACATAACAGTTCCATCCTTAAAGCCTATTCTGACTACGGTTTTGATCCTGGACTGCGTCTGGTGGTTCAAGCAGTATACCCTGGTGTACACCATGACAGCAGGCGGCCCGGGAACTGCTACCAATTTAATAAGCTTAAGCATCTATGGAACAGCGTTCAATGATTTGAGATTTGGAAAGGCGTCTGCCTGGGGTATCCTGGTGTTCTTCATTTGCTATTTGATTAGTCTGGTAAGTAAGGTGGTGACAAGGGAGAATGAGTAG
- a CDS encoding ABC transporter substrate-binding protein produces MKKRVLALFFSAVMAMSLVTGCSGKGQNETTAAKETEQTQTSAAEKGTEGESVLLTIFDGYAGEDPHGKYIYQYADEYMALHPNVIIDVQAVSTNDIYTKLSAMAATPKDVPTIFFTSADAVATLHDLGLTADINGLVPEDLKAKFANGVVDSCMLGDEMSYFPVAVQPLAVIYRADRFKEAGLETPKTWEEFTTAAKALTKDTNNDGQMDEWGFDMVGSNNSSGQSRFMAYLWSNGIECVKEENGKWITDITEDQKFMDAFSRWTNMNADGIVPTGITEVDYPTAANYFAMGYTSMFLTGPNALGVAYANNPDLKGNLGSFKMPGDYPGTMLGTEGYSVSAYATDAEKAAAIDYLRFFVEHDKDMQFWQSSGKIPATAEGQKADYISGEDYAGFLQQIADGCRPTVKFAGVSGLKSALGNAYASVFSNEKKNEEAVKTLISDVDELLGDYN; encoded by the coding sequence ATGAAGAAAAGAGTTCTTGCATTATTTTTTTCAGCTGTAATGGCAATGTCCCTGGTGACAGGCTGCAGCGGAAAGGGTCAGAATGAAACAACGGCGGCAAAGGAGACGGAACAGACACAGACAAGTGCTGCAGAAAAAGGAACGGAAGGGGAATCAGTTTTACTTACCATTTTTGATGGCTATGCGGGAGAAGATCCTCACGGAAAATACATCTATCAATATGCAGATGAGTATATGGCCCTGCATCCCAATGTGATCATTGATGTACAGGCTGTCAGCACCAATGACATCTACACAAAGCTGTCAGCTATGGCAGCTACACCAAAGGATGTGCCTACCATATTCTTTACATCAGCTGATGCAGTTGCCACTCTTCATGACCTTGGGCTGACAGCTGATATCAACGGGCTTGTGCCGGAGGATTTAAAAGCAAAATTTGCCAACGGCGTTGTAGACTCCTGTATGCTGGGAGATGAGATGTCATATTTTCCTGTGGCTGTTCAGCCGCTGGCCGTGATCTATCGTGCAGACAGGTTTAAGGAAGCCGGATTAGAGACCCCAAAAACATGGGAAGAGTTTACAACTGCTGCTAAAGCCCTTACAAAAGATACCAACAATGACGGGCAGATGGACGAATGGGGATTTGATATGGTTGGCTCCAATAACTCCTCCGGTCAGAGCCGTTTCATGGCATACTTATGGTCAAACGGGATTGAATGTGTGAAAGAAGAGAACGGAAAGTGGATCACTGATATTACAGAAGACCAGAAATTCATGGATGCATTTTCAAGATGGACCAACATGAATGCAGATGGCATTGTACCGACAGGAATTACTGAGGTGGATTATCCGACTGCCGCCAATTATTTTGCGATGGGATATACAAGCATGTTCCTTACCGGGCCAAATGCTCTTGGTGTGGCTTATGCCAACAATCCTGATTTAAAGGGAAACTTAGGATCCTTTAAAATGCCTGGTGATTATCCGGGAACCATGCTTGGGACCGAAGGCTATTCCGTCAGCGCTTATGCAACTGATGCAGAAAAGGCAGCAGCCATTGATTATCTGAGGTTTTTTGTAGAGCACGATAAGGACATGCAGTTCTGGCAGAGCAGCGGAAAGATTCCGGCAACAGCTGAGGGACAGAAAGCAGACTATATATCAGGAGAGGATTACGCAGGCTTTTTACAGCAAATCGCAGATGGCTGCCGTCCAACCGTTAAGTTTGCAGGTGTCAGCGGCTTAAAGAGCGCCCTTGGAAATGCATACGCATCTGTATTCTCCAATGAAAAGAAAAACGAAGAAGCAGTAAAAACTCTGATAAGTGATGTTGATGAATTGTTAGGGGATTATAACTAA
- a CDS encoding helix-turn-helix transcriptional regulator, producing the protein MEIKINDYWEPDHFRALSEDNYNVSRSCEYEKNGMHHIHTASEFLFVEEGSAEYYVVGKKYLLEKGDIMVIGGQEHHQRRLLGLPFLRYGLSVRPSYYESLNLGEDLKKVFLTPSQQAFQEHYKHVDEQIFNRVTGLIKELYEEQEIHQPFRSMMERSIITEITVLLFRAFGLERTESELSEMNLRMIAIKEYIDRHYQENLDLKILSELFYLHPATISREFNKYFGKTLIKYINIVRVCEAAKLLENTNESVTAVAAKCGYDSVNTFLRQFKAVMETSPLQYRKAIHELFKRNKEETQRL; encoded by the coding sequence ATGGAAATCAAGATCAATGACTACTGGGAACCGGATCATTTCCGGGCCTTAAGTGAAGACAATTACAATGTCTCAAGATCCTGTGAATACGAAAAGAATGGGATGCACCATATTCATACAGCCAGTGAGTTTCTGTTTGTGGAAGAGGGATCTGCGGAATACTATGTAGTCGGTAAGAAATATCTTCTGGAGAAGGGTGACATCATGGTCATCGGAGGGCAGGAGCATCATCAGAGAAGGCTTTTGGGCCTTCCCTTCCTGCGGTATGGACTTTCGGTCCGTCCCTCCTATTATGAAAGCTTAAACCTTGGGGAAGACTTAAAAAAGGTTTTTTTAACACCCAGCCAGCAGGCGTTCCAGGAGCATTATAAGCATGTGGATGAACAGATATTCAACCGTGTGACCGGCCTTATAAAGGAATTGTATGAGGAACAGGAGATTCATCAGCCGTTCCGGTCCATGATGGAGCGGTCGATTATCACGGAGATTACTGTATTGCTGTTTCGGGCATTTGGATTGGAGCGGACGGAAAGCGAACTATCCGAAATGAATCTGAGAATGATTGCAATTAAGGAATATATTGACCGGCATTATCAGGAGAATCTGGACTTAAAGATTTTAAGTGAACTTTTTTATCTCCATCCGGCTACCATCAGCAGGGAGTTTAATAAGTATTTTGGAAAGACACTGATAAAGTATATCAACATTGTCAGAGTATGCGAGGCTGCAAAGCTGCTTGAAAACACCAATGAGAGCGTTACTGCCGTCGCTGCAAAATGTGGATATGACAGTGTGAATACGTTTTTGAGGCAGTTTAAAGCAGTTATGGAAACAAGTCCCCTGCAGTACCGGAAAGCGATTCATGAGTTGTTTAAAAGGAATAAGGAAGAGACTCAAAGGCTGTAA